One window of Ictalurus punctatus breed USDA103 chromosome 22, Coco_2.0, whole genome shotgun sequence genomic DNA carries:
- the cfap251 gene encoding cilia- and flagella-associated protein 251 yields MAEADGAEREPLCDKNVGSVDEQEEKEPHKPSSERTEGEEEGPGQSSQVYTASSLSLKPETEKRLITHPLTLNWAFGINKSLPVFSLLDQERLAILYACSHVAVIYDHTSKSQHLLQGHCNPISCLCVSEDRRWIVTADQGHESLVIIWDSYTGIPVRTMFDCHPEGSVAAVALSKDSKYLVTVGVGTVQRVCIWDWTNETDGPECQVDISPKLGCQKHILFNPTDSCQLLSNSASHVLFYTRDKETMRYEAPEISKTFKMSVGCFTQSIFHTGGMQAFSCTLTGNVVVMDVLRSGKGQLCSIEATKLIPLQKDGITVMTWCDSFIVTGDVRGHIKFYEENFRIVSCLNDINLDAITSISPAKEIPTSSSVARTEDCVLDTAPFVHRNLVLSTVSAAVVHVKAQSTMAQTLMKEHAEPLNAVACHPKHPIVAMGSHSGILKVWDYEHKVTVCSKAFHADERIHCMTYDPQGFYLAVGFVSGIVKVLDPCTLEEEGEGSFKYSHDCITHLAFSHNSLYLAAADTGKAVMVFQACKEGTQYVWQYLGKHRSHYEPIQDLLFGVYLDSTKPRLLSLGMDRRLVEYDLQNSRKDELLILSSERIEQSAIPTCMAWYPPLTTEHFLLLASDQYKLKLLNVTTKMCRKTVLGPTYGSPVKKMLMLPPSKDGNPNSHYMAYITQDKVGVQILPLDGNPHKSSALICHSSGVSHLACSHDGRYIFTAGGGDKTVFSWEICRPALEAAAALEGKDLIPFYTLLEGGRDGELFKAIKDLFYYCQLRSQGIDSMETRQVSTHIPLSEVPYLVRALGFYPTEQELEDIQNEVKFSRYAETGKYVSDIDLEEFIKLYVNHRPAFGISKQDLFKAFQVLGVPDENGKPVITREELLELLQARGEHMTEEELAECFVTLLGLSVEEGHSETQTSEYKDSEQLLESELPPNIAMDTFTTDILRFPVSTHELPAEQRRLSSRVSEDALETPHPT; encoded by the exons ATGGCAGAAGCGGATGGAGCGGAGAGAGAACCCCTGTGTGATAAAAATGTCGGCTCTGTGGATGAGCAGGAGGAGAAGGAACCTCACAAACCCAGCAGTGAGAGGAcagaaggagaggaggagggacCTGGACAGTCCAGCCAAGTGTACACAGCCTCCTCACTGTCCCTCAAACCTGAAACAGAGAAGCGCCTAATAACTCATCCACTG ACGCTGAATTGGGCCTTCGGGATCAACAAGTCTCTCCCTGTCTTCAGCCTTTTGGATCAAGAGAGACTTGCTATCCTGTATGCTTGTTCTCATGTAGCTGTCATATACGACCACACATCTAAATCACAACATCTGTTACAa GGTCACTGCAACCCGATTTCCTGCCTGTGTGTCAGTGAGGACAGACGCTGGATTGTCACCGCTGACCAGGGCCACGAGAGTCTAGTGATCATATGGGACTCGTACACAGG GATCCCAGTTCGTACCATGTTTGATTGCCACCCTGAGGGCAGTGTAGCCGCTGTGGCGTTGTCCAAGGATTCGAAATATCTGGTGACTGTTGGAGTCGGAACAGTACAG AGAGTTTGTATCTGGGATTGGACTAATGAGACTGACGGTCCAGAATGTCAGGTGGACATCAGCCCAAAGCTTGGTTGCCAG AAACACATCTTATTCAATCCCACTGACAGCTGTCAGCTACTCAGTAACAGTGCAAGTCATGTCCTCTTTTACACCCGG GATAAAGAAACTATGCGATACGAAGCCCCTGAAATCTCCAAG ACATTCAAAATGTCAGTGGGTTGCTTTACTCAGTCGATCTTTCATACCGGAGGCATGCAGGCTTTCTCATGTACGCTGACAGGGAATGTGGTGGTGATGGATGTGCTGAGGTCAGGCAAAGGCCAACTGTGTTCAATTGAAGCCACCAAATTAATTCCGCTGCAGAAGGATGGAATTACTGTAATGACATGGTGTGACAG CTTTATTGTGACAGGTGATGTAAGAGGCCACATCAAATTCTATGAGGAAAACTTCAGGATCGTTAGCTGCTTAAATGACATCAATTTGGACGCCATCACGTCCATTTCCCCGGCGAAGGAAATTCCTACCTCTAGCAGCGTTGCACGTACAGAAGATTGCGTCTTGGATACTGCGCCATTTGTCCATAG AAATCTTGTCCTATCAACTGTGAGCGCAGCTGTGGTGCACGTAAAAGCACAAAGCACAATGGCTCAGACTTTAATGAAAGAACATGCTGAGCCACTGAATGCAGTAGCCTGTCACCCTAAACATCCTATTGTGGCTATGGGCAGCCATAGTGGCATCCTGAAGGTTTGGGACTATGAGCACAAAGTGACTGTCTGCAGCAAAGCATTCCATGCAGATGAGCGGATCCACTGCATGACTTATGATCCTCAag GCTTTTACCTGGCTGTAGGCTTTGTCAGCGGGATTGTGAAAGTACTGGATCCGTGCACTTTGGAGGAAGAAGGAGAGGGGAGCTTTAAGTACAGTCATGACTGCATTACCCATCTCGCTTTCTCTCACAACTCCCTCTACCTGGCCGCTGCA GACACTGGGAAAGCTGTGATGGTGTTTCAGGCATGTAAGGAAGGCACTCAGTATGTGTGGCAGTACCTCGGGAAGCATCGCTCTCACTACGAGCCCATTCAGGACCTGCTGTTCGGGGTGTACCTGGACAGTACCAAGCCACGTCTGCTCTCCTTGGGCATGGATCGCAGACTA GTTGAGTACGACCTGCAGAACAGCAGAAAGGATGAGCTGTTGATCCTCAGCTCAGAACGCATTGAACAAAGTGCCATCCCCACGTGCATGGCCTGGTATCCACCTTTAACCACAGAGCACTTCTTACTTCTCGCATCTGACCAGTACAAACTGAAACTACTCAATGTCACCACCAAGATGTGCAG AAAAACAGTTCTTGGGCCCACATATGGTTCTCCTGTAAAAAAGATGCTGATGCTACCACCCTCTAAAGATGGGAATCCTAATTCACATTACATGGCTTATATAACGCAGGACAAG GTTGGGGTTCAGATCCTGCCTCTTGACGGGAACCCACACAAGTCCTCAGCACTGATATGCCACTCTTCAGGCGTCTCGCACCTGGCTTGCTCTCATGATGGCAGATACATTTTCACTGCCGGTGGCGGGGACAAGACCGTCTTCTCATGGGAGATCTGCCGTCC TGCATTAGAGGCAGCTGCTGCGTTGGAAGGAAAAGACCTGATTCCCTTTTACACTCTTTtagaaggagggagagatggagagcttTTTAAG GCCATaaaggatttattttattactgtcaGTTGCGCAGTCAGGGCATCGACTCGATGGAAACCAGACAAGTATCCACCCATATCCCTCTTTCTGAAGTTCCCTATCTCGTCAGAGCGCTTGGCTTCTACCCAACAGAACAAGAG TTGGAAGACATACAAAATGAAGTCAAATTCAGTCGTTATGCAGAGACAGGAAAGTATGTATCTGACATTGACCTGGAGGAGTTTATTAAGTTGTACGTTAACCACCGGCCAGCCTTTGGAATCTCCAAGCAAGACCTCTTCAAAGCTTTCCAGGTGCTGGGCGTGCCAGATGAAAACGGCAAACCGGTTATCACCCGAGAAGAGCTCCTAGAGTTACTCCAGGCCAGAG GTGAGCACATGACTGAGGAGGAGCTGGCAGAATGCTTTGTGACCTTGTTGGGCCTCAGTGTGGAAGAAGGGCATTCTGAAACACAGACATCTGAGTATAAAG ACTCCGAGCAACTGCTGGAAAGCGAGTTACCCCCAAACATCGCCATGGACACGTTTACCACAGACATCCTGCGATTTCCCGTGAGTACGCATGAGCTCCCTGCAGAACAGCGGCGCTTATCCTCAAGGGTTTCTGAAGACGCTTTAGAgactccccatccaacctga
- the psmd9 gene encoding 26S proteasome non-ATPase regulatory subunit 9, giving the protein MKMTEENRNDKPAITMEEVQRLIKKKDEIEEQIKAYHEVLEDQGDVGMHAPLVDVEGYPRADVDLFQIRTARHSISCLQNDHKAIMVEIEEALHKLHARERAKQEQDQAEAQMESMEQDLSLPPPFARVDTVTQGSPAYQAGLCVGDEIAEFGSVKPSNFHNLQNIASVVQHSEGKSVSVVVIRNGQKVRLSLTPQRWSGRGLLGCNIVPLRR; this is encoded by the exons ATGAAGATGACGGAGGAAAACAGAAATGATAAACCCGCAATTACAATGGAGGAGGTCCAGCGTCTGATTAAAAAGAAAGATGAAATTGAGGAGCAGATTAAAGCATACCACGAGGTGCTAGAAGAT CAAGGCGATGTGGGCATGCACGCACCTCTAGTGGATGTGGAAGGCTATCCTCGCGCAGATGTGGATTTGTTCCAGATCCGAACAGCAAGGCACAGCATCTCAT GTTTGCAGAACGATCACAAAGCGATCATGGTGGAGATCGAAGAGGCCCTTCACAAACTGCATGCTCGGGAAAGAGCCAAGCAAGAGCAGGACCAGGCAGAAGCGCAGATGGAGAGCATGGAGCAGGACCTGTCTTTGCCGCCCCCTTTTGCCCGAGTGGACACTGTGACTCAAGGTTCCCCTGCTTATCAGGCG GGTCTGTGCGTGGGTGATGAGATCGCCGAGTTCGGTTCAGTTAAACCGAGCAACTTCCACAACCTGCAAAACATCGCTTCTGTGGTGCAGCACAGTGAGGGG AAATCTGTGAGTGTCGTGGTGATTCGGAACGGACAGAAAGTTCGCCTCAGCTTAACTCCACAGCGCTGGTCTGGAAGAGGTCTTCTAGG GTGCAACATTGTTCCTCTTCGCAGATGA